The proteins below are encoded in one region of Bremerella sp. P1:
- a CDS encoding MFS transporter, protein MDSPSQPARPWYHEVTRYQWLVLIIASAGWVFDVYEGQIFNITRNQMLNDIVPQAGANVKWYGDFFLAIFLFGGTVGGLLAGTLADRFGRRPIMIATILAYSVFSGLTFFATELWHVAILRFLVAVGVGGEWAVAASLVAEVFPPKARAQASGIFHATSILGTWLAALAGLAVGANWQYAYLVGILPALLIVWVRSSVQEPERWQKTKDAAKSSAGPEKLGSFKQLLLANPWSFRAFMGMGLAAVGLGTFWAVTVSGQDLMRELLLRNDVSPEGAAQQAKFAYGIVQATGGGIGLLSFGPLSARFGRKPTFIFFQLAALAIVPAVCFLPQTYWQLLFLLPLFGFFTLGIHAGYAIYFPELFPTHLRATGTSFCFNGGRVVAVPVLLAAGTLKSEIDLRIAVSLLALLFLVGVVIMLFLPETKGQELPE, encoded by the coding sequence ATGGACTCTCCTTCTCAACCAGCGCGACCATGGTATCACGAAGTAACGCGTTACCAATGGTTGGTCCTGATCATTGCCTCAGCGGGTTGGGTGTTTGATGTTTATGAAGGGCAGATCTTCAACATCACTCGCAACCAGATGTTGAACGACATCGTCCCGCAGGCCGGGGCAAACGTGAAGTGGTACGGAGACTTCTTTCTGGCCATCTTCCTGTTCGGCGGAACGGTCGGGGGACTACTAGCTGGCACATTGGCAGATCGCTTCGGCCGGCGACCTATCATGATTGCGACGATCCTCGCATACTCTGTGTTTTCCGGTTTGACGTTTTTCGCTACGGAACTCTGGCATGTTGCCATCTTGCGATTCCTGGTTGCCGTGGGTGTGGGTGGCGAATGGGCGGTTGCCGCTAGTTTGGTCGCGGAGGTCTTTCCACCGAAGGCGAGGGCCCAGGCGTCCGGCATCTTCCATGCGACAAGCATCCTGGGGACGTGGCTCGCGGCGCTCGCCGGTTTGGCCGTTGGAGCGAATTGGCAATATGCTTACCTCGTGGGTATTCTGCCTGCGCTTTTGATCGTGTGGGTCCGTTCTTCGGTTCAGGAACCGGAGCGATGGCAAAAGACGAAGGATGCAGCGAAGTCTTCTGCTGGGCCTGAAAAGCTAGGCAGCTTTAAGCAATTGCTGTTGGCCAATCCATGGAGTTTTCGCGCTTTCATGGGAATGGGCCTTGCTGCGGTTGGGCTGGGGACGTTCTGGGCAGTGACGGTTTCCGGGCAAGATCTCATGCGCGAGTTATTACTACGAAACGATGTTTCTCCAGAAGGGGCGGCACAACAGGCCAAGTTTGCTTATGGAATTGTTCAAGCGACGGGAGGGGGCATCGGGCTGCTTTCGTTTGGACCTCTGTCCGCGAGATTCGGTCGTAAGCCAACATTCATCTTCTTTCAACTTGCGGCTTTGGCTATCGTGCCAGCGGTCTGCTTTTTGCCACAGACCTATTGGCAACTTTTGTTTCTCTTGCCGTTGTTTGGATTCTTCACACTAGGAATTCATGCAGGCTATGCGATTTACTTTCCAGAACTGTTTCCGACGCACCTTCGTGCCACGGGTACGAGCTTTTGTTTCAACGGCGGGAGAGTCGTCGCCGTTCCCGTATTGCTGGCGGCCGGCACGCTAAAGTCGGAAATCGATTTGA